A region of the Cottoperca gobio chromosome 22, fCotGob3.1, whole genome shotgun sequence genome:
ttacattacagttcatttagcagacactcttatccagagtgagttacagtgaactaactacagggacagtctccctggagcaactcagggttaagtgccttgctcaggggcacaatggtggcagccctggtattgaactcacaaccttctggtgttatATTGAGAAGGGGTACCACTAGaacactaggccatcaccacccaccaAAAATGACcgttgtcttgttttgtagacACATTTTTGATGAAAGATAGCGGTCAGTGTCAAGATCTATTGAGGGACCTGTATTGACTATCAATAAAACTACAGGAGCTGTTTTTCAGTTGAGTTAGTGCATTAATACATTCATTGTCAGACTTTTCAAAAGGCACAATTACTGTATGCCAAGTTGATATAAATGAGTGTAAATGCAGATAATAGcgtttaagaaatgttttgaatgtattCACTTACAGGAATTTTTAGATGATTTTACAAACTCTATTTAATTCCTTGGTAGATCATTTCTGTGGACTCAAGTGCAGCCAGCGTGGTGCAGAATGTCCCCGATGCTATGGCAACTGAGATTCCACCGTCCTTGCTGGTATTCTCTGAAGAGACTGTAGACATCAGTAAGATTTAACAGAAAGTAATGGACGGGAGAGCAGGTCAGTATGTAGCTATACAAACAGGTTTTTGAAGTCTGATGGCAATATATTCAGAGCTACATATACTCCATTATAGTTCCAGAAATGACCTTTAGCACATCGTGTGACTCCCCAGTGAAACCaatgcaaatgtaaaatgaGTTTAGGATTATTAGGTGATTAACATCCCGAAGATACTCAACAATGACCCATAGACTCCCTGTTGTGTAAAATATTTACATCAAAGACAATCCAGGGTCGGAGCGCCTTGGTTACAGCGCAAGCCACGTAGTGTTACTTTTGTTAGCTATGTTTGTATTCAGTCTTAGTCCTTTGTCAAATGTCTTTAGTTTATCATATTTAATCAACCTCACCATAATGTGAAATAGTGTGTTCTGCAGTTTTAGAGTGATGCtgtaaaaaaagagataaataatTAAAGGATTATTTGACATCATTGTTTCTGTACTTCTAGGGCGCCATGTTTTTTGGATCACTGGCTGAAACAAACTTTGACATCGAGCAGTAAGTGAACAAGTTTCACAAAGTTTTTTCCTCCCCATGGAATTTTTTTTACGACctattaacctttttttttttttcaattatccAATTATCAATTGTATTTTTCAATTTAAGAAACCAGGATCCAAGGGCTGATCCACGCCTGTAGGCCAAGGACAGGCAGGGCCAAGGTGCAGCTGAAGGAATCACAGGTAAAtccatattaaatatatatgaaactaAGCTTAATGAAATGACATTACTATGGCCCTTTATCTGAGTTGATAACTAAGATAAGGATaggatgaaataataatatcatcatGTGTCTTTGCATCATTTTCTACAGCTGACATGCATGTACAACCTGCTTAAAGGAAACCTCTCCCAGAACTTTGCAGATTCTCCCTCAGACATGCTTCTCTACTTAAAGTGAGTCTGTCTCTTGATGAGCATTATGACATAATTTGCCCTTGGTTAAAATAGTAGATATTTGCTTATTTTCCCTCTATGTCTATTTATTACAGCAACGAAAATGTCAAGAGTGCCAACTGCACGTCATACTTTTCCGCAGTGGGTGCTGCAGACTTCTCTGTGACCTCCTGAGTTTGAACAAGGACTCGTTCCTTCTCAGTGAAGCCAGGACGTTTGGTGAGTGCCATTGACATGAACGTTTGCTAAGGGTTATAGGGTATCCTGCAGCTTGTTATAACTCTCTGTAAAATCAAAGCTTGAATCACCATATGGCAACAGTGTGTAGATGTTTACAACATTGTGAATGGCATACTTGAAGTAACGTTACGTTTAAATGAGCACTACTAGGTTGCAGAGATACAGGCGGACGTAGTTTcacaattttatttatgtacttAACAAAACAAACCACCACCATCTAAAGTCTGCCTGCATGTTTTCCCTCCtgtcaaaaacaattataaacaaTAAGAATAGGGGAAGAATAGTTCTTCTCTACTTTTGCTAATCACTCACAGGCACTACCTGCTGGTAGAAATCATGCAGCGCACTTCCAAACATCAATactgctaaaaataaaaataaacatattactTGAGTACTTGAGTTTAGATAAAAatcttcttgttttctcttgtctttatttgcatatttggtaTTAAGGTCATCTAAAAGTAACGGAAAGTAATCAAGTTACATTACTTTCATATTGTGATACTTGTATTAGGTTACTGACTACATATTTTAACAGGTAATTAGTAATTGTATTggataacatttttaaactaaCCTTGTAAACAGTGTAGCAGCAAACCACTTGAAAAGTATAGCTTGAAAAGTAATTGCCATGTCCTATATAAGTGGTTTGTATATCCCTTGTGAGACTGTCAAGGTACTGTGGCACAATTTAAAAGGAAATGCTGTGTTTTTAACTGTCCAGGGTATAAGTGGTGTGGATCTGAGCAGAAGCAACGTGGAGGTGCTGGGAAACATGGCCTGCACTCTGGACGGTTCTTACATCCAGAACGCTGATCCTCTTATTATGGAAAAGCTCCAAGCCTGCAAAGACTTCTCTGATAGCCAGGTGGATGGCATGGAGACACTGCTGCTGTCTGGGAAAACAAAATATGGGTAAAATTAGATCAATTCTTATCCaatttaaaggataaggctggagattttctttattcttcttatGAGTGTGAGCCACACTGTTGTACTGGGTGACATGGTCCTTCATTATCATGAACACTCACTACCAACAATAACTACAGTGCCTAGCTGTTTTCAGAAAGCACTTAGTCTCATTATAAACTGAAACTATATATTGGTGATGAATGTTTAAAGGGAATCTTGGCACCTTTAATGtctaatcagtgttgatggaaaATGTAGTCCattgaagcaatacattcctCAGTGTACCATGATGCTTTGTGCATGAGCTACTTACAAAACATATTATCGCCGAGTTGCACATCTATTAatgcaggaaataaaataaaaacatagaccCTCCATAGTCCAAACCAGCGTGAACCAAGACTGCAACAactctttattgtttttcacacaCGGGGAATATAGAATATTAAGAAATAATGAAGAATCACATCAGCTTTATCCTTTGAACTGTGCAAAATACAACATTGTATTATTGACGAATCATTACCTCCTTTATTTAAAGGCATTTTCTATACAAGATCTTTAATGCCCCACATGTTGCATCCTACACCACAATGTGTGTATTAAGCTAGAAAGCcagattttataaatatttcatcTTCTGTTTTCAGGAATGTCAGTACCTGGAACAGGCAAACACTGAAAGATCTCGGTGTCCTACCTCTCTATTTAACAAGAAACATCTGGGGCGTCTTCAAAACTGTATGTGTTTGACTTTTACCTGTTTCTCCTTTAGTCCaataatattaatttcattTCATAATTTTAAAATACCTTGTAAGAGACacctgattaaaaaaaactatttcttgTTTGGTTTATTGCAGTCAACAAAGAGACGGTACCTTAAGACCTTTATGTTCACCCTGAGGAAAACGAAGACAAGGAAGAGTAAGTTCAAGAAGTTGTTTCAGCAGATCAGCACTCACAAGATAAAACGAGGAGCaggtaaagaaaaaagaggcagaacgccacaatgttgtgtttttacatagCAGCTGTTGATATTCCGTACACTTTTGAACACAActtgtatgtgttgtgtgtatttaataCTTAATGCAAAGTGATACACTCGTGTGTCTAACTTGTCTTACTCATTGCTCAATTATTGTCAAGGCTGCACTGTGGGAAACATCACCCATGTGACGGTCAGTGACAACTCCTTCCCCTTTGGCTACGAGCAGACGCAATTTGACCTCTGCCTGGATATCTCGGTTCTGAAAGACAACCTCAACTCTATCTGCGAGAAAGTGCACGATGATGACTTTCAGAAAGTCATTCTGAAGAAACTCAACCAGGTTATTGTGGTGTATGGAATGTGAAATTGCCTGAAATAGTGATTACTTAGTTTTAACATGTATTCACCCTTCTGCCTGGCTGGTAATGGAGTTTAGAAACATATCTAGAAATCTTGAGAAATAACTAGACAAGGAAAGTGAATCACTTGtttcagtgtgaatgtgttaaTACATCAAGAGGTTCTCCATATCATGTAGAACTGACACAAGTGGTTCTGGTTGACCTATTGATAGGAAAATATATTGAACTCTTTTTTACATGAATGGATTTATATTATAACACATTACCATGTGTTACTTCACATTctcaggcattcccagcaggtGTTTCTGATGAGGAAGTTCAGGTGCTCGTTTCAGTGTCTCGTATGGCGTCACTTGATGACATCTCCAAGTGGAAAATCACCTAAGTTGACACCCTGGCAGCACTCATTAAAACTGATGATGGATCATGGGAGACAGCAAAGGTACAACGTAGAGGGATTATCGAAACTACACAATGTTGGAATTTCTTATTATAAAACCGTGTCATATACAATATTATGGAATATACTCATACCTGTATACATTTGTTCACATACGGTGTTTTCTTTAATGTCGTTTAGAGCAAAGCAATAATCACCAAGTTTCTGAATACGTCTGGGAACTCCCTGGGCAGCACTGAGCTGAACAGTATCGACTCCAACCTGTGCTCATTAGACACCAGTACACTGAGGACCATCACCCCAGACAGTATCAGGTGGGTGGTCACATGTAGCTTAAGGAGGCCTAAACACAGCCCCTGTGCTGTATAAATGAAAAGGAAGTGTGACGTTTACTTTTCTGACCCAGAGGTTGCTCCTTGGTGACTTAGACTTAACACTTTGTTACTTTTTTCTTGCACCTTGTCAATGTGAATGTGGCATGATGTTCATCAGAACAGAAGAGAGTCCTGTATGAGATCAGTAACACTTCCTTCAGCTCACGGCGTTCCAGTTCCAGTGCCTACTACAATTTAATTAAGGCTGATCTAGGTAAGAACACGTGTTATCCGTCTTTTCTGCTGTTTCTGTCTCGTAAAACTCTTCTGTAATTTCCTGTTTTCCTTCCTACGCTGATAGGTGGGGCACCACTGTCAGATGTAGTAGCACTGTCAACCAAGAACGTCAACATGGACATAAACACTTTCCGGAGCCTGGATCCTAACGTGATCTCGGTAAGGATGTTAGCGTTGACAACAGAAAGTGTTCTGGACTTCCATTTGgttgttttattgtgaatatATGTCAACTGAGCTAACACTGTAATATATTTGGGAGGGTTTACGGGTATGAAGAACCAAAGAATTGTACAATGTTTGACTCGAAGACTTAAAGgattagtttgacatttaaaaaaagtgtataTATTTGACTTCTTGCCTAACACAACAaaaggctacagccagcagctggttagcttagcttcgTTTTCTTTGGCGGCACCTGTAGGAATAAGCGGTAATTGCAGGTGTGGTTTAGGATCTTACTTCCCAGAGATCAAAACAGTGTGCGGCTCTCGTGAATTTCCTGGGAATGTCGCCACAGACCGCCAGTTCGTAATACTACAAACAAAGGGCTTTAATCAGTGGGCCATAGGCTCAATCATCGATGTGTTACCTCATGAAGCGACAGACATTTCTTCGATGAAAATCTctgagattattactttaacacattttatatcttttgTTTAATCTGTGCAAAAACAAATTACAGTTTGTACTTTTAAGGGGGATAAGCTTGACGTTTCTTCCTGTTTCCACTCTttaagctaacaggctgctaGCTGTAGCCTTTCATTGAACAGACAGATATGAAAGTGGTATTGTTCTTTTCATCCATCTATTCCAATAATGGTTTTAAAGAATACACCCATCACTGGAAGTTTTTTAATGGAAGCTAGTTAATGACTCCTCTAATTCAGAATTTAAATCAATCTTAGACTTTTTCATGACAATGAGGTCATTTTACAGACAGTTTACAAATCTGAAATATTGACTTCTGAAATTAGGTCTTCAAAATTACCACAGGCTGCAAAGTGATGGGTTAGATGTGCAATTTATCATCCTTTCTATTTAACATAGCATGCTGTATGTACTCGCATAGTGCCAAAAGGAAGTTGTGTAATGTTTGATACTCTTTAATGTGAGTACTTTTCCTTTGTGCCAACAAGCTGCCAGGTGCTAGAGTTACAAGTAAACATATCTAAATCCTTACcggatatttaaaatgttatggttTATACCGAAGGTTTCTCTAGGAAAAGAAATTAAGCAACTCCCTTTCAAATCTGTGATATTGTAGTTGTTGCTCATATGTTAAACTTCAGACCGATTTTTGAcactttcatttgaaatgagCAGGGTTTGACTGTGACCAACGTTCAAGGCCTCATGGGTGTCCATCTACAAGATCTGAAGTTGTTTGAGAACGTTACCGTGGTTAAGACTTGgagaaacatgcaaacacagtcAGACCTGGATCGAGCAGGTGTGGGCCTAACCACCAACAGAACCGACCCGACCACGGCACCACCCAGCTCCAACGACAGCACAAAAGCTGCTGCATCAACTGCAGCCAGCACAGTGAAAACAAGGTGAGCAtaccttttgtgtgttttgagtgaCAGTAGTTTTTATGCTTAAACATCTGGTTAATGATATGCAACAAAGTAGATTTATAGTAGAGGAAGTAACACTGCTGGATGACTAACTTTGACGTTGACTGATTTAACAACGCACCCTCTAACTAGTTTGAATATCCTCCACAGGAAAACCAGGTGGCTCGAGTGCAACCCTGGCGCCGACCGTGCAAACAACACAAGGTGAGCAtaccttttgtgtgttttgaaaaaACCCAACATCCATATTCctggctgctctgctgacatCTGTGCTGCAAATACTACAACAACCAGCGTACAAACATGTGTGACTTACTAATCATACTAATCAATAATCATTAActattaaatacatgttttagtAACGCTCACATCTTTAGAGTGAGATTCTAAGAATACtaagttaaatatatttaactatCCCTGAAGAAAACTGATTTATTGCTTTTGCTCATGTTGCAAAATCAGAGGAATTAAAATTATATGTTTTAAGTGGTGATGGGTTATTGCATATTCTACATACTGGGACTTTGAAATTAAGCATTGTTAATTTTAACcctatttttttattaaaaaagctGAAGTGAATTAAAAATACATCTCTCAAAAGTACTGTATTATCTTATTGTAATTTAAGATGCGCTGCTATTtctcaaatgaataaatacatactaAAAAATATCTGATGTTTGTGATTTCTGTCTCTTGGAGCAGTTTTGTAAAGAAATTCCACATATCCTCACATACCGTCAATCATCATCAAAGACGCTACTCTTGGATAGTCTCCAAAAAAGATTATTATAAGTCtgcatattttaaaatggaGCAAAGTAACTGATCAAACACTTTCTCACGACCCCGGCCTGATCCCAGgaagaaatgcataaaaataaatacccaAAAATGAATTAACAATAGATCCTTAACCATAAGGCCTATACGCATAATGATGGCCTCATTTGAAAGATAAGAAATATAAATTCATTGTAAGTAAACATATATTACCATTACAGAGTAAACGGAGATGTAATAAaggaatgtaatgtaattggcTAGTATATATAATCAAAATTTGCAATATCATCATTACAATCAAGAACTTATGAATAATTGTTCATCTGAATGCATTCTCCTACTCTTACTACAACTATGACAGTAAATTCtatgaaaatacattaaaatacatgttgaaTGTTATTTGGGAGTTTTACtccaaaacactttttatttccatACAGCCATATAACAAATAGATCTCccaaaaaacactgaaatagtaataaatcaaattaatatTGGTCAATACTCACAAATGACTGAAGAGTTCCGTGCTATACAGACATATACAAGGAGAATGCCAGGCCccgatatataaaatatgtaactTAAATCTGACATTTTTGACGAAAATAACATTTGGCAAAACAGTGTGACTGTAAAATGTGAGATCTGACTTCTTGGTTTTCCAGTCAACAGGGGCGATGTGGATGTAGTCGTGGGGTGTGAAGGTGCATTCAAAAGTAGTTTCCAGTAATACCATATACAGTACGTTATTGTACACTGGGTGCGAAATGTTTGGACGACcttttgaacacaacttcctcttaTATTTCTGACGGTTATATCCGTAagactttattattaataattaaaataataagacATAGTGTGGATGACATGCAGTTGGCTTACGGATTCTGAAAGCCCCATGTTTTCATGCATATCTTCAATAAATAGACCATCTTCCATCACAACTTTTTGTAACTACACCACATGGTCCTTTAGGTCCTTTAGTTTTTTAGTCCTGACCTTTATGTATAAAGTTTACTTATCGTCAAAGCCATGTATGCCATATTTACGTAACATATGTCATAAGGGAAATGTATTTCAATAAATCTGCAAGACATTCTACAAGGTGTAAAAGAAATATTGATGCGCTACAACTGTTtggaaaatgtctttattttgtaaagtacaAAGTCTATTCCCACctaaaacataaaatgcattAACCCACTTAAAGTGTAAAGGAATCCCATCAAAAACACTAGCTTATAGACTTTACACATCTTAGAGTCTCGAGCCATGCTAGCAGCGGTCTGAGGCTGtacttgagctaaatgctagcaTTGTTAGAATTCCAATATGCTCCCAAGGTAGacgctaacatgctgatatttAACGTTTACCATAATCACCATTTTAGTCAATaattgaatgaaaaaaaagtatttattgatTCATTGAATAAATGATTAGTGATTGTGTTGGACAGTTACatatttgacctgatgatgctGCTGGGTGAAAAGGTGATCACCAAAGCGATCGCAATTCATCCTGAAGGGgaatatgtttgtgtgaacCAAATTTCATTGCAAATCAATCCAATAGTTGACAAGCAATttggatcaccaaagtcaggaGGCTATCTACTCTGGGCACCATGGATATGAACCAAATTATAGACAATCCGTACAAAGATTGTTGGGATATTAAATGGTGGACTGAAAATGCAGTAACCAACAAACAATGAATGAAGAACATCAGAGAGACTTACATGTAGAACCAACCACAACTAAACCTCCCTGCAGATTTACTGCTGACAAATTCTCAAATTAAAAATCTTAACGTTATTCTAGAAGAGATCTACTACTAAAGAGTGCTTAAATATATTGACATTTAGATTGATTAAATTATGTCAAAAACTAAAATCTACTCAGATGGGGAGTCTGTATTCTTCTAACCCATACAGGTTTACAAAGCAGATTATCACTTTTCATGTTCATAGGTGTGAGACCAAGTATAAAAATGAGAGGAAAATATGAAAAGATCTCTGACCATGTTCTTCCCATGTGTTCTCCCACTGCAGTGGAAAAGAGACACAGGGAGGACATTCTGTTACACCCTTAACATTATCAAAATGGAAAGTAAATACCCTGTTATTTCATACCACGTAAGAACTCAGTTGCAGAAGAACaccttttgtatttattttctttcacatcatCTGCTGATTCCAAAAGAATCCTGCAGTTCATCTCCTCTGCCAGTTTAAGTGTACATCGAAACGTACATCCACTGCAAATGAAGGAGGGATAAATTATTATTGAGCTTCAATGTATCTGTAGCACTGGTTAAAAGCATGATCATTTCACCACAGAAAAGTAAAGATGTAGTACATGAATGCCTTGTTTTCTGAAACAACACACTCGTGAATGATATTTGAAACAGACTTTTCTTCTGCCAATAAGATATTTCCCCCCCTTTGTTTCAGATCAGCAGCTGTGCAGGTTTTGAGTGGTTCAAAACTTAAACAAACTTCAAGAATACACCTCTGAAGAACTTCTGTTACCTCTGATTCACGAAGAGTCATGTTCATTCCATTTGACAACTGGTTGAAGATTTctattgagaaagaaaaaattaaTTCTTATTACATTACTCCAGAAACTGTAAAGGCAAGGAGACGTGTACGTCACACGCCATGACAGAAGTTCAGAATGTCCCTTGTTCGCACGACCACGTCATCTTTACCAGTAGTTGCTGCACTCCTGTGTTTTCTCATGTTAAAACAATGGTGTGCCGCCGGTAGAATACACTAAGTTACCAAAGCCCACCCAGTTGTGCATTGGAGAGACCTTCTGTCGGGAAGGGTTGGCGCCGAAATCGTCAGCAAAATTCAAGGAACAGCAAGAGACCTAATTATGTCTAACCCTGAAATGTTCAGGAATATTTCCTGCATGGGCTCATGTGTGAATGACAGCAATAATCGATACTCCGGGATCTTTACCGTCAATTTCCCACCACAAGACCCAAGGAACATCTCATCTCAGGGAAAATGCCAGTACGGCTGTGTTCTGAACGAAAGTTCAGGACAAGCACGTCCATCTGACGAAAGACACCTGTGGGGCGAGCAAACCCATGACAGGACTCTGCTGATGACGTATTTGAGTCGGTTTAACATAACATAACGTAAAAAACAGTTCCTCGCCTGTCATGTTCCTGAAAAGGATTGAACACATCATCCTCAAAGTCAAGAATAAAATTTCAAGAAAAGCATTTAGGTACTTTTTCTGTGCAGTTGCCCTAATGTACTTACGGTTCATGCACTCGAAGCGaaggatgagagagatgaagctCTCCAGTGTTATGTGTCCAGAGGAGGACCCGTAGCGCAGGGCCAGCAAGTTCAGCATGTCATCGTTG
Encoded here:
- the LOC115027744 gene encoding mesothelin-like protein: MACTLDGSYIQNADPLIMEKLQACKDFSDSQVDGMETLLLSGKTKYGNVSTWNRQTLKDLGVLPLYLTRNIWGVFKTSTKRRYLKTFMFTLRKTKTRKSKFKKLFQQISTHKIKRGAGCTVGNITHVTVSDNSFPFGYEQTQFDLCLDISVLKDNLNSICEKVHDDDFQKVILKKLNQAFPAGVSDEEVQVLVSVSRMASLDDISKWKIT